Proteins encoded together in one Penaeus vannamei isolate JL-2024 chromosome 41, ASM4276789v1, whole genome shotgun sequence window:
- the ALiX gene encoding programmed cell death 6-interacting protein: protein MSATLETFGVPQKKASDIEILKPLKNLITSRYQTAEQESYIGAINELAKLRTNAVAKNLECHESSLDVVYRYYDQIVALESKIPASEIQIPFKWKDAFDKGSIFGGRISLTVSSLSYEKVCVLFNIAAMQSQVAAAKNADSEEEMKLSAKLFQSASGIFSHLKTVVYSALQQDPTPDLQPETLSALASLMLAQAQEVITVHAIRGRKKDAIIAKLCAQCEDMYGETLKLFQRESIKQLWDREWIPRISGKQAGYAGLAEYHQSRVCNNDKSVGEEIARLNKGLEMFKAAQARSGDLTMFADNLGRAKNCLDEAVKDNDFIYHERVPDVKSLSAIAKAALAKPTPLPERFSTTFTDLFETLVPVSVQQALVAYDTRKQELVSSEIGKLRESTQLLNSILASLNLPAAIEDVGGEKVPQSLREKSSSVVEHGGCEALQKMISELPDLLTRNKELLEECERSLKEEQESDSQLRTQFKERWTRTPSENLTTTFQTNAEKYRKVIDTAMSADTTIREKYESHKEGMELLSAGPEDIAGALPSASSTTDGSDPAVVRLKKLMEDVETLKAERDAIECELKSATIDMKNVFLNALAQDGAINEQGMSAESLGRVFGPLQKQVKESIERQEELVKNIQEAHKDFSHAVSGAGGDREAMMKKLASAYDNFIVLRSNLTEGTKFYNDLTQLLVNFQTKINDFCFARRTEKEELLRDLTQGLANQNLGSAPNPPAHHQESAGQAKSPPPRPPPPAVNPYQGAPQMPQAPPAQAPPGQPPIPGAPPAAGAVPPPYGAPQNLPYPINPSGMPTPQGYVYSSYPVYTPMPQGYNPYFQQQPGYGTAPYPQQPYTAYPFPPQAQPPQQQQWPPQ from the exons ATGTCAGCCACGCTAGAGACGTTCGGCGTGCCTCAAAAGAAGGCGTCGGACATCGAGATCCTGAAACCGCTCAAGAACCTTATTACTTCGAGGTACCAGACGGCCGAGCAGGAGAGTTACATCGGGGCCATCAACGAGCTCGCTAAATTGAGGACCAACGCCGTCGCCAAGAACCTAGAGTGCCATGAGTCCTCCCTCGACGTCGTCTACAG GTATTATGATCAGATAGTGGCCTTGGAGTCGAAGATCCCTGCTTCAGAGATCCAGATCCCATTCAAGTGGAAAGATGCGTTCGACAAGGGATCCATCTTCGGAGGAAGAATTAGTCTTA CCGTTTCATCCCTCTCCTACGAAAAGGTGTGCGTGCTCTTCAACATTGCGGCAATGCAGAGCCAGGTTGCAGCAGCCAAGAACGCAGACTCCGAGGAGGAGATGAAGCTTAGTGCCAAGCTCTTCCAG AGTGCTTCCGGAATCTTCTCGCACCTGAAGACGGTCGTGTACTCGGCTCTGCAGCAGGACCCCACCCCAGACCTGCAGCCCGAGACCCTGTcagccctcgcctccctcatgcTGGCCCAGGCGCAGGAGGTCATCACCGTTCATGCTATCAGGG GACGGAAGAAGGACGCCATCATTGCCAAGCTCTGTGCCCAGTGCGAGGACATGTATGGCGAAACCCTAAAGCTGTTCCAGAGAGAGAGCATCAAGCAGCTCTGGGACCGTGAGTGGATCCCTCGCATCTCTGGCAAGCAGGCGGGGTATGCGGGCCTTGCAGAATACCATCAGAGCAGA GTGTGCAATAATGACAAATCAGTTGGTGAGGAGATTGCACGTCTGAACAAAGGCTTGGAGATGTTCAAGGCAGCACAGGCACGATCAGGAGACTTAACCATGTTTGCAGACAACCTTGGGCGGGCCAAGAATTGCCTGGACGAAGCGGTGAAGGACAATGATTTCATTTACCATGAAAGAGTTCCTGAT GTGAAGTCATTGAGTGCCATTGCCAAAGCAGCCCTAGCTAAGCCCACCCCCTTGCCAGAGAGATTCAGCACCACCTTCACCGACCTGTTTGAGACTCTCGTTCCTGTCTCGGTGCAGCAGGCCCTTGTGGCCTATGACACCCGCAAGCAGGAGCTGGTGTCCTCAGAGATTGGCAAGCTCCGGGAGAGCACACAGCTGCTGAACTCCATCTTGGCTTCTCTCAATCTGCCAGCTGCCATTGAGGACGTGGGCGGGGAGAAGGTGCCCCAGTCCCTCAGGGAGAAGTCCAGCTCTGTGGTTGAGCACGGAGGATGCGAG GCCCTGCAGAAGATGATCTCAGAGCTGCCCGACCTCCTGACCAGGAACAAGGAGCTGCTGGAGGAGTGCGAGCGTTCGCTGAAAGAAGAGCAGGAGTCGGACAGCCAGTTACGCACCCAGTTCAAGGAGCGCTGGACCCGCACCCCCTCGGAGAACCTCACCACTACCTTCCAGACAAACGCGGAGAAGTATAG GAAAGTCATAGATACGGCCATGAGCGCAGACACGACAATCCGGGAGAAGTACGAGTCCCACAAGGAAGGCATGGAGTTGCTGTCGGCTGGACCAGAGGACATTGCCGGGGCTCTCCCCTCGGCCAGCTCAACCACCGATGGCAGTGACCCGGCTGTCGTCAGGCTCAAGAAGCTCATGGAGGATGTGGAAACGCTCAAG GCTGAACGAGATGCAATCGAGTGCGAACTGAAGAGTGCAACCATTGACATGAAGAATGTGTTCCTCAACGCACTGGCCCAGGATGGCGCCATTAATGAGCAGGGAATGTCAGCAGAGAGCCTGGGCCGCGTATTTGGTCCCCTCCAGAAACAG GTCAAGGAGAGCATAGAGCGGCAAGAGGAGTTGGTCAAGAACATCCAGGAGGCCCACAAGGATTTCAGCCATGCAGTGTCTGGGGCGGGAGGTGACCGCGAGGCCATGATGAAGAAACTGGCCTCAGCCTATGACAATTTCATTGTGCTGCGCAGCAACCTCACAGAGGGCACCAAGTTCTACAATGACCTCACACAGTTGCTGGTCAACTTCCAGACCAAGATCAATGACTTCTGCTTTGCCAGGAGGACTGAGAAGGAGGAGCTGCTGCGGGATCTAACACAGGGCCTGGCCAACCAGAACTTAGGATCAGCACCCAACCCTCCTGCGCACCATCAGGAGTCAGCAGGCCAGGCCAagtctccccctcctcgtccccctcccccagcagtcAACCCCTACCAGGGTGCACCCCAGATGCCACAGGCACCCCCAGCGCAAGCACCCCCAGGCCAGCCTCCCATTCCTGGGGCCCCTCCTGCTGCAGGTGCAGTGCCCCCACCCTACGGCGCCCCACAGAACCTGCCCTACCCCATCAACCCCTCAGGGATGCCCACCCCGCAGGGCTACGTGTACTCCAGCTACCCTGTCTACACTCCAATGCCTCAGGGATACAACCCATACTTCCAGCAGCAACCTGGCTATGGCACGGCACCCTACCCACAGCAGCCCTACActgcctaccccttccctcctcaagcACAGCCTCCACAACAGCAGCAGTGGCCCCCTCAGTAA